Proteins encoded within one genomic window of Amycolatopsis nigrescens CSC17Ta-90:
- a CDS encoding TetR/AcrR family transcriptional regulator C-terminal domain-containing protein, with product MTGEKAPYLRIAEDIQRQIISGELRVGERVPSTRRLVRERGVAMATASKALAVLRQQGWVRAVPGSGTVVNEHARPRVPSGPEQVPEKAPETTLNRGRVVRAAIALADSEGRAALSMRRLAAELGVGVMSLYRHVPDKDELLRLMADAAFGQEELPEPGPAGWRAKLELSARLQWRAYRRHPWLAPIMLNSLVRPPVVASGLRVVDWALRALDGSGLDGRTRLYTAVSLHGYVGGIAASRAFEVESEQDSGITATQRQAADRELLTGLIESGRFPALSGVSGADAPDLDELFEFGLQRQLDGIAALLASRR from the coding sequence ATGACCGGTGAGAAGGCGCCGTACCTGCGCATCGCGGAGGACATCCAGCGGCAGATCATCTCCGGCGAGCTGCGCGTTGGCGAGCGGGTGCCGTCCACCCGGCGGCTGGTGCGGGAGCGGGGGGTCGCGATGGCCACCGCCAGCAAGGCGCTGGCCGTGCTTCGCCAGCAGGGGTGGGTGCGGGCGGTGCCGGGCAGCGGGACCGTGGTGAACGAGCACGCCAGGCCGCGGGTGCCCTCGGGTCCGGAGCAAGTACCCGAGAAGGCGCCCGAGACGACACTGAACCGCGGCCGCGTGGTGCGGGCGGCGATCGCGCTCGCCGACTCCGAGGGCAGGGCGGCGTTGTCCATGCGCCGGCTCGCGGCCGAGCTCGGGGTCGGGGTGATGTCGCTGTATCGCCATGTGCCCGACAAGGACGAGTTGCTCCGGCTGATGGCGGACGCCGCGTTCGGCCAGGAGGAGCTGCCCGAGCCAGGCCCGGCGGGCTGGCGCGCGAAACTGGAGCTGTCCGCCCGGCTGCAGTGGCGTGCCTACCGGCGGCACCCGTGGCTCGCGCCGATCATGCTCAACTCGCTGGTCCGCCCGCCGGTGGTGGCCAGCGGGCTGCGGGTGGTGGACTGGGCGCTGCGCGCACTGGACGGGTCCGGTTTGGACGGTCGCACCAGGCTGTACACGGCCGTTTCGCTGCACGGCTATGTCGGCGGGATCGCGGCGAGCAGGGCGTTCGAGGTGGAGAGCGAACAGGACTCCGGGATCACCGCGACGCAGCGCCAGGCGGCGGATCGCGAGCTGCTGACCGGGCTGATCGAGTCCGGACGTTTCCCGGCCCTGTCCGGTGTCTCCGGCGCCGACGCACCCGACCTGGACGAGCTGTTCGAGTTCGGCCTGCAGCGCCAGCTCGACGGGATCGCGGCACTGCTCGCTTCGCGGCGCTGA
- a CDS encoding HNH endonuclease signature motif containing protein, whose protein sequence is MLYVDFSMLPPDWLSSMNKVSIEQLDVSQAVGVVISARRAICRMQAVQARAIAQVSRARGGAPWVADELAPELRLSRETTATRVALAKALVSRMPCLLAAMTEGELDIEKARQAFDGVAVLSDELARQADEILSARIGEKNPSNWRKTVTRVVASLDPEGQQARAEARRKQRRVELHHEPDAMASLWAYLPVEIATAVYARIDMLARKLRGGDETRTMDQLRADVLAELLLGKGWEGLAAQVFIHIPLDTALGIRDDGCELVGHGPIPGDLGRQLMNQPNSVWRKVLTDPVSGTVRDIGRKRYRPPADLAELVRVRDRTCRAPGCNRPAQRCDADHCTAWSDNGDTCEHNLCCLCRHHHGLKDEPGWTFEFDPRTADLTVTTPTGRTYSTRPEPLIDPPPPPKITNGPPPF, encoded by the coding sequence ATGTTGTATGTTGATTTCAGTATGTTACCGCCGGATTGGTTGTCGTCGATGAATAAGGTGTCGATTGAGCAGCTCGATGTGTCGCAGGCGGTGGGTGTGGTGATCTCGGCTCGGCGGGCGATCTGTCGCATGCAGGCGGTGCAGGCCCGCGCGATCGCGCAGGTCAGCCGGGCCCGCGGTGGTGCACCGTGGGTCGCGGACGAACTGGCGCCGGAACTGCGGTTGTCCCGTGAAACGACCGCGACCCGGGTGGCCTTGGCGAAGGCGCTGGTGTCCCGGATGCCGTGTCTCTTGGCCGCGATGACCGAGGGCGAGTTGGATATCGAGAAAGCGCGCCAGGCGTTTGATGGCGTGGCGGTATTGTCGGATGAATTGGCCCGTCAAGCCGATGAGATTCTGTCGGCGCGGATCGGCGAGAAGAATCCCAGCAACTGGCGGAAAACGGTCACTCGCGTGGTCGCCAGTCTCGATCCGGAAGGGCAGCAGGCACGGGCGGAGGCTCGGCGCAAGCAGCGGCGGGTCGAGTTGCACCACGAGCCCGACGCGATGGCCTCACTGTGGGCCTACCTCCCGGTCGAAATCGCGACCGCCGTGTACGCCCGCATCGACATGCTCGCCCGGAAGCTCCGCGGTGGCGATGAAACCCGCACCATGGATCAACTTCGGGCCGATGTGCTGGCGGAGTTGCTCCTCGGCAAAGGCTGGGAGGGCTTGGCGGCCCAGGTGTTCATCCATATCCCGCTCGACACCGCGCTGGGTATCCGCGACGACGGCTGCGAGCTGGTCGGCCACGGCCCCATCCCCGGCGACCTCGGTCGCCAACTCATGAACCAACCCAACTCGGTGTGGCGGAAGGTATTGACCGACCCAGTATCGGGCACTGTCCGCGATATCGGCCGCAAGAGGTACCGCCCACCGGCCGACCTCGCCGAGTTGGTTCGGGTGCGGGATCGCACCTGCCGTGCCCCGGGCTGTAATCGCCCCGCGCAACGCTGCGATGCCGACCACTGCACCGCGTGGTCGGACAACGGGGACACCTGCGAGCACAACCTGTGCTGCCTGTGCCGCCACCACCACGGCTTGAAAGACGAGCCCGGCTGGACCTTCGAGTTCGACCCAAGAACGGCCGATTTAACGGTCACCACCCCCACCGGCCGCACCTACTCGACCAGACCAGAGCCGCTGATCGATCCGCCGCCACCACCGAAGATCACCAACGGGCCACCACCCTTCTAG